A genomic segment from Klebsiella africana encodes:
- a CDS encoding helicase HerA-like C-terminal domain-containing protein produces the protein MSSPLLIARTLDNALYLLPAMANRHGLITGATGTGKTVTLQKLAESFSEIGVPVFMADVKGDLTGIAAAGQSSEKLQARLEKIGVSDWEPHANPVVLWDIFGEKGHPVRATVSDLGPLLLARLLNLNEVQSGVLNIIFRIADDRGLLLLDFKDLRAITQFIGDNAKSFQNQYGNISSASIGAIQRGLLTLEQQGAEHFFGEPMLDIADWMRVDATGKGVINILSAEKLYQMPKLYAASLLWMLSELYERLPEAGDLDKPKLVFFFDEAHLLFNDAPQVLLDKIEQVIRLIRSKGVGVYFVSQNPADIPDAVLGQLGNRVQHALRAFTPKDQKAVKTAAQTMRANPAFSTEQAIQELGTGEALISFLDEKGSPSVVERAMVIVPCSRMGPVSDDERNGLLNHSPLYGKYEEEVDRESAFEMLQQEVQVATGQQSAPPAKGQQSGDDDGLLGGLKDILFGSTGPRGGKRDGIVQTAAKSAVRQVTNQIVRGMLGSLLGGRKR, from the coding sequence ATGAGCTCACCCCTGTTGATTGCGCGCACGCTGGATAACGCGCTGTATTTGCTGCCCGCGATGGCCAACCGCCATGGGTTGATCACCGGTGCGACCGGCACCGGTAAAACCGTCACCCTGCAGAAGCTGGCTGAGTCGTTCTCGGAGATTGGCGTGCCGGTATTTATGGCCGACGTCAAGGGCGACCTGACCGGCATTGCCGCCGCGGGGCAGAGCTCAGAAAAACTGCAGGCGCGGCTGGAGAAGATCGGCGTCAGCGACTGGGAGCCGCACGCCAACCCGGTAGTGCTCTGGGATATTTTTGGCGAGAAGGGCCACCCGGTGCGGGCGACGGTCTCCGATCTCGGCCCTCTGCTGCTGGCGCGCCTGCTCAATCTCAACGAGGTGCAGAGTGGCGTACTGAACATTATTTTCCGCATCGCGGACGACCGCGGCCTGCTACTGCTCGACTTCAAAGACCTCCGCGCCATCACCCAGTTTATTGGCGACAACGCCAAATCGTTCCAGAACCAGTACGGCAATATCAGCAGCGCCTCGATCGGCGCCATCCAGCGCGGGCTGTTGACCCTGGAGCAACAGGGCGCCGAGCACTTCTTCGGCGAGCCGATGCTGGATATCGCCGACTGGATGCGCGTCGATGCCACTGGTAAAGGGGTGATCAATATCCTCAGCGCCGAAAAGCTCTACCAGATGCCGAAGCTCTACGCCGCCAGCCTGCTGTGGATGCTTTCCGAGCTTTACGAGCGTCTGCCGGAGGCGGGCGATCTCGACAAGCCCAAACTGGTGTTTTTCTTCGATGAGGCACATCTGCTGTTCAACGACGCGCCGCAGGTACTGCTGGATAAAATCGAGCAGGTGATCCGCCTTATCCGCTCCAAGGGCGTCGGCGTCTACTTTGTCTCGCAGAACCCGGCGGATATTCCCGACGCGGTGCTCGGCCAGTTGGGCAACCGCGTACAGCATGCCCTGCGCGCCTTTACGCCAAAGGACCAGAAGGCGGTGAAAACCGCCGCCCAGACCATGCGCGCCAATCCGGCTTTCAGTACCGAGCAGGCGATCCAGGAGCTGGGCACCGGCGAGGCGCTGATCTCCTTCCTCGATGAGAAAGGCAGCCCGTCGGTGGTCGAGCGGGCGATGGTTATCGTCCCCTGCTCGCGAATGGGGCCGGTCAGCGATGACGAGCGCAATGGTCTGCTGAACCACTCGCCGCTGTACGGCAAGTATGAGGAGGAGGTGGACCGCGAGTCGGCCTTCGAAATGCTGCAGCAAGAGGTGCAGGTCGCCACCGGGCAGCAGTCGGCCCCGCCGGCGAAGGGCCAGCAGAGCGGCGATGACGACGGGCTGCTCGGCGGCCTGAAAGATATCCTGTTCGGCAGCACCGGCCCGCGCGGCGGTAAACGCGACGGTATCGTGCAGACCGCAGCGAAAAGCGCGGTTCGCCAGGTCACCAATCAGATCGTCCGCGGCATGCTGGGCAGCCTGCTGGGCGGACGCAAGCGCTAA
- the lptG gene encoding LPS export ABC transporter permease LptG yields the protein MQAFGVLDRYIGKTIFNTIMMTLFMLVSLSGIIKFVDQLKKSGQGSYDALGAGLYTILSVPKDIQIFFPMAALLGALLGLGMLAQRSELVVMQASGFTRLQVALAVMKTAIPLVLLTMAIGEWVAPQGEQMARNYRAQQMYGGSLLSTQQGLWAKDGHNFVYIERVKGNDELGGVSIYAFNPERRLQSVRYAASAKFDSENKVWRLSQVDESDLTDPKQVTGSQMVSGTWKTNLTPDKLGVVALDPDALSISGLHNYVKYLKSSGQDPGRYQLNMWSKIFQPLSVAVMMLMALSFIFGPLRSVPMGVRVVTGISFGFIFYVLDQIFGPLTLVYGIPPIIGALLPSASFFLISLWLMMRKA from the coding sequence ATGCAGGCGTTTGGCGTACTTGACCGTTATATCGGTAAGACGATTTTCAACACCATCATGATGACCCTGTTCATGCTGGTGTCGCTCTCCGGCATTATCAAGTTTGTCGATCAGCTGAAAAAGTCCGGGCAGGGCAGCTACGATGCGCTGGGAGCTGGTCTCTACACCATCCTCAGCGTGCCGAAGGACATCCAGATCTTCTTCCCGATGGCGGCGCTGCTTGGCGCGCTGCTGGGGCTGGGGATGCTGGCCCAGCGCAGCGAACTGGTGGTGATGCAGGCATCCGGTTTCACCCGGCTGCAGGTAGCGCTGGCGGTAATGAAAACCGCGATCCCGCTGGTGCTGCTGACCATGGCCATCGGCGAATGGGTGGCGCCGCAGGGCGAACAGATGGCGCGCAACTACCGTGCCCAGCAGATGTACGGCGGCTCGCTACTTTCCACCCAACAGGGGCTATGGGCGAAAGATGGCCATAACTTTGTCTATATCGAACGGGTGAAAGGCAACGATGAGCTTGGGGGCGTCAGCATTTATGCCTTCAACCCGGAGCGTCGTTTACAGTCGGTGCGCTATGCCGCTTCGGCAAAATTCGATAGCGAAAATAAAGTGTGGCGTCTGTCGCAGGTGGATGAATCCGACCTGACCGATCCAAAGCAGGTGACCGGGTCGCAGATGGTGAGCGGCACCTGGAAAACCAACCTGACGCCGGATAAGCTCGGTGTGGTTGCCCTGGATCCGGATGCGCTGTCGATCAGCGGGCTGCACAACTATGTGAAATACCTGAAGTCCAGCGGCCAGGATCCGGGACGCTACCAGCTCAATATGTGGAGCAAAATCTTCCAGCCGCTGTCGGTGGCGGTGATGATGCTGATGGCGCTGTCGTTTATCTTTGGCCCGCTGCGTAGCGTGCCGATGGGCGTGCGGGTGGTGACGGGGATTAGCTTCGGCTTTATCTTCTACGTACTCGACCAGATTTTCGGCCCGCTGACCCTGGTCTACGGCATCCCGCCGATCATCGGCGCGCTGTTGCCGAGCGCCAGCTTCTTCCTGATAAGCCTCTGGCTGATGATGCGCAAGGCCTAG
- the lptF gene encoding LPS export ABC transporter permease LptF produces MIIIRYLVRETLKSQLAILFILLLIFFCQKLVRILGAAVDGDIPTNLVLSLLGLGIPEMAQLILPLSLFLGLLMTLGKLYTESEITVMHACGLSKAVLIKAAMILALFTGAVAAVNVMWAGPWSSRHQDEVLAEAKANPGMAALAQGQFQQASDGNAVMFIESVNGNRFHDVFLAQLRPKGNARPSVVVADSGELSQQKDGSQVVTLNKGTRFEGTAMLRDFRITDFNNYQAIIGHQAVSADPDDTEQMDMRTLWQTHTDRARAELHWRFTLVATVFIMALMVVPLSVVNPRQGRVLSMLPAMLLYLVFFLLQTSIKSNGGKGKMDPAIWMWAINLLYFALAVLLNLWDTVPMRRFRARFNKGAA; encoded by the coding sequence ACTGATTTTCTTTTGTCAGAAATTAGTCAGGATCCTCGGCGCCGCGGTGGATGGCGATATCCCAACCAATCTGGTGCTCTCGCTGTTGGGGCTCGGCATCCCGGAGATGGCGCAGCTTATCCTGCCGTTAAGTCTATTCCTTGGCCTGCTGATGACCCTCGGCAAGCTGTACACCGAAAGTGAAATTACGGTGATGCACGCCTGCGGCCTGAGCAAAGCCGTACTGATCAAGGCGGCGATGATCCTCGCGCTGTTCACCGGCGCGGTGGCGGCGGTCAACGTTATGTGGGCGGGGCCGTGGTCGTCGCGCCATCAGGACGAAGTGCTGGCCGAAGCTAAAGCTAATCCCGGTATGGCGGCGCTGGCCCAGGGCCAGTTCCAGCAGGCCAGCGATGGTAACGCGGTGATGTTTATCGAAAGCGTCAACGGCAACCGCTTCCATGACGTCTTCCTTGCTCAGCTGCGTCCGAAAGGCAATGCGCGCCCCTCGGTGGTGGTGGCGGATTCCGGCGAGCTGTCGCAGCAGAAAGACGGCTCGCAGGTGGTGACCCTCAACAAGGGCACCCGCTTTGAAGGCACCGCGATGCTGCGCGATTTCCGCATCACCGACTTCAATAACTATCAGGCTATTATCGGCCACCAGGCGGTGAGCGCCGATCCGGACGACACCGAACAGATGGATATGCGCACCTTGTGGCAAACCCACACCGACCGCGCGCGCGCCGAACTGCACTGGCGCTTCACGCTGGTGGCGACGGTCTTCATTATGGCGCTGATGGTGGTGCCGCTCAGCGTGGTGAACCCGCGTCAGGGCCGCGTGCTGTCGATGCTGCCGGCGATGCTGCTTTACCTGGTGTTTTTCCTGCTGCAGACGTCGATTAAGTCGAACGGCGGCAAAGGCAAAATGGACCCGGCTATCTGGATGTGGGCGATTAACTTGCTCTATTTTGCGCTGGCGGTGCTGTTAAACCTGTGGGATACGGTGCCGATGCGCCGCTTCCGCGCCCGTTTTAATAAAGGAGCGGCCTGA